One stretch of Orcinus orca chromosome 15, mOrcOrc1.1, whole genome shotgun sequence DNA includes these proteins:
- the TNFRSF11A gene encoding tumor necrosis factor receptor superfamily member 11A isoform X3, protein MAPRARRRRPLPALLALCALFGRLQVTFQITSLCASERHYERLGRCCNKCEPGKYLSSKCTATSESVCLPCGPDEYLDTWNEEDKCLLHKVCDTGKALVAVEPGNRTAPRRCACTAGYHWSEDCRCCRRNAECAPGFGARLPVQLNKDTVCEPCLAGYFSDASSSTEKCKPWTNCTILGETEALHGTDKSDVVCSSLPPTTPPNEPQIYLPSLIILLLFISVALVAAVIFGVYYRKKGKALTANLWHWVNEACGRLSGNKQESSGSNLSCTRVEAPSQREICEGVLLLTLEQKMFSEDMCCPDSGGACAGGGPCVPGEDAGMLTLVSEIEGDPFRQIPTEDEYVDRPPRTPDSILFFTQPGSTSIPPFPEPLEVGENDSLSQCFTGTESLVDSESCHFAEPLCRTDWIPMSSEKYLQREVEGGNCPHWAASSNSADGCAGCRSPAGEDREPLMGCPQSGPLPQSAYGMGLPPEAADGAEARLPSSTRGGPGAGGPSSEQPPASVGLAVAGPRAVACSVGCYVL, encoded by the exons gTGACTTTTCAGATCACCTCTCTGTGTGCTAGCGAGAGGCATTACGAGCGCCTTGGACGATGCTGTAACAAATGTGAACCAG GAAAGTACTTGTCTTCCAAATGCACTGCTACCTCTGAAAGCGTTTGTCTGCCCTGTGGCCCGGATGAATACCTGGACACCTGGAATGAAGAAGATAAATGCTTGCTGCATAAAGTTTGTGATACAG GCAAGGCCCTGGTGGCCGTGGAGCCCGGCAACCGGACGGCTCCGCGGCGCTGCGCCTGCACCGCCGGGTACCACTGGAGCGAGGactgccgctgctgccgccgcaaCGCCGAGTGCGCGCCCGGCTTCGGCGCCCGGCTCCCGG TGCAGCTCAACAAGGACACGGTGTGCGAGCCCTGCCTCGCAGGCTACTTCTCCGACGCCTCTTCCTCCACAGAAAAGTGCAAACCCTGGACCAA CTGTACCATTCTTGGAGAGACAGAAGCACTTCACGGGACCGATAAATCAGATGTGGTTTGTAGTTCTCTTCCACCTACAACACCACCAAATG AACCACAGATTTACTTGCCCAGTTTAATTATTCTGCTTCTCTTCATATCTGTGGCATTAGTTGCTGCTGTCATCTTTGGTGTTTACTataggaaaaaagggaaagcacTAACAG CTAATTTGTGGCACTGGGTCAATGAAGCTTGCGGCCGCCTAAGTGGAAATAAG CAGGAGTCCTCAGGCAGCAATCTTAGCTGCACTCGTGTGGAAGCCCCTAGTCAGCGTGAAATCTGTGAGGGTGTCTTACTGCTGACTCTGGAACAGAAGATGTTTTCTGAAGATATGTGCTGTCCTGACAGTGGAGGTGCGTGTGCAGGTGGCGGTCCCTGTGTGCCGGGAGAAGATGCCGGGATGCTCACCCTGGTCAGCGAGATTGAGGGGGACCCCTTCAGGCAGATTCCCACGGAAGACGAATATGTGGACAGGCCCCCCCGGACCCCAGACTCTATATTATTCTTCACTCAGCCTGGAAGCACATCCATACCGCCTTTCCCTGAACCCCTGGAGGTGGGAGAGAATGACAGTCTAAGCCAGTGCTTCACTGGGACAGAGAGCTTGGTGGATTCCGAAAGCTGCCACTTCGCTGAGCCTCTGTGCAGGACTGACTGGATTCCTATGTCCTCCGAAAAGTACTTGCAAAGAGAAGTGGAGGGTGGCAATTGCCCCCACTGGGCAGCCAGCTCCAACTCTGCAGATGGCTGTGCAGGCTGCAGGAGCCCTGCCGGGGAGGACCGGGAACCCCTGATGGGTTGCCCCCAAAGTGGACCCTTGCCCCAGAGCGCCTATGGCATGGGCCTTCCTCCCGAAGCAGCTGATGGGGCTGAAGCACGGCTTCCCAGCTCCACGAGGGGAGGTCCTGGCGCTGGAGGCCCTTCCAGCGAGCAGCCCCCTGCATCAG